In Vicugna pacos chromosome 1, VicPac4, whole genome shotgun sequence, a single window of DNA contains:
- the MSL2 gene encoding E3 ubiquitin-protein ligase MSL2 has product MNPVNATALYISASRLVLNYDPGDPKAFTEINRLLPYFRQSLSCCVCGHLLQDPIAPTNSTCQHYVCKSCKGKKMMMKPSCSWCKDYEQFEENKQLSILVNCYKKLCEYITQTTLARDIIEAVDCSSDILALLNDGSLFCEETEKPSDSSFTLCLTHSPLPSTSEPTTDPQASLSPISESTLSIAIGSSVINGLPTYNGLSIDRFGINIPSPEHPNTIDVCNTVDIKTEDLSDSLPPVCDTVATDLCSTGIDICSFSEDIKPGDSLLLSVEEVLRSLETVSNTEVCCPNLQPNLEATVSNGPFLQLSSQSLSHNVFMSTSPALHGLSCTAATPKVAKLNRKRSRSESDSEKVQPLPISTIIRGPTLGASAPVTVKRESKISLQPIATVPNGGTTPKISKTVLLSTKSMKKSHEHGSKKSHSKTKPGILKKDKTVKEKIPSHHFMPGSPTKTAYKKPQEKKGCKCGRATQNPSVLTCRGQRCPCYSNRKACLDCICRGCQNSYMANGEKKLEAFAVPEKALEQTRLTLGINVTSIAVRNASTSTSVINVTGSPVTTFLAASTHDDKSLDEAIDMRFDC; this is encoded by the coding sequence GACATTTGCTACAAGATCCTATTGCACCCACCAACTCCACCTGCCAACACTATGTCTGCAAAAGTTGTAAAGGCAAGAAAATGATGATGAAACCTTCATGTAGCTGGTGTAAAGACTATGAGCAGTTTGAGGAAAACAAGCAGTTAAGCATCCTAGTGAACTGCTACAAAAAACTAtgtgaatatataacacagactACATTGGCACGGGATATAATAGAAGCAGTCGACTGTTCTTCTGATATTCTGGCTTTGCTTAATGATGGATCATTGTTTTGTGAGGAGACGGAAAAACCCTCAGATTCATCCTTTACTTTGTGTTTGACACATTCCCCTTTACCTTCAACCTCAGAACCCACAACTGATCCTCAAGCAAGTTTATCTCCAATATCTGAAAGCACCCTCAGCATTGCTATTGGCAGTTCTGTTATCAATGGTTTGCCTACTTATAATGGGCTTTCAATAGATAGATTTGGTATAAATATTCCTTCACCTGAACATCCAAATACGATTGATGTATGTAACACTGTTGACATAAAAACTGAGGATCTGTCTGACAGTTTGCCACCTGTCTGTGACACGGTAGCCACTGACTTATGCTCCACAGGCATTGATATCTGCAGTTTCAGTGAAGATATAAAACCTGGTGACTCTCTGTTACTGAGTGTTGAGGAAGTACTCCGCAGCTTAGAAACTGTTTCAAATACAGAAGTTTGTTGTCCTAATTTGCAGCCCAACCTGGAGGCCACTGTATCCAATGGACCTTTTCTGCAGCTCTCTTCCCAGTCTCTTAGCCATAACGTTTTTATGTCTACCAGTCCTGCACTTCATGGGTTATCATGTACAGCAGCAACTCCGAAAGTAGCAAAATTGAATAGAAAACGATCCAGATCAGAAAGTGACAGTGAGAAAGTTCAGCCACTTCCAATTTCTACCATTATCCGAGGCCCAACGTTGGGGGCATCTGCTCCTGTGACAGTGAAACGAGAGAGCAAAATTTCTCTTCAACCTATAGCAACTGTTCCCAATGGAGGCACGACACCCAAAATCAGCAAAACTGTACTTTTATCTACTAAAAGCATGAAAAAGAGTCATGAACATGGATCCAAGAAATCTCACTCTAAAACCAAGCCAGGTATTCTTAAAAAAGACAAGACAGTAAAGGAAAAGATTCCTAGTCATCATTTTATGCCAGGAAGTCCTACCAAGACTGCGTATAAAAAACCCCAGGAAAAGAAAGGGTGTAAATGTGGGCGTGCTACTCAGAATCCAAGTGTTCTTACCTGCCGTGGCCAGCGCTGCCCCTGCTACTCTAACCGCAAAGCCTGCTTAGATTGTATATGTCGTGGCTGCCAAAACTCCTATATGGCCAATGGGGAGAAGAAGCTGGAGGCATTTGCCGTGCCAGAAAAGGCCTTGGAGCAGACCAGGCTCACTTTGGGCATTAATGTGACTAGCATCGCTGTGCGCAATGCTAGTACCAGCACCAGTGTAATTAATGTCACAGGGTCCCCAGTAACGACGTTTTTAGCTGCCAGTACACATGATGATAAAAGTTTGGATGAAGCTATAGACATGAGATTCGACTGTTAA